In one window of Bifidobacterium sp. WK041_4_12 DNA:
- a CDS encoding amidohydrolase → MDEQQPHIRAFAVIDGIITATSHDADGLTSLEDINTRVLTIPSGQTVLPGFGDVHLHLLLAGHRITHELEIQLDWNTQQILAAVEQYAATADPQRWIEGGWWSMLEMDVLNNPDMLAQFDKASRGIPMLLRDESAHNRYVNTSALRLMGINPDNASEYSPEVIVDAQGRATGMLVESASRWAEETMERTTKRYPDEVATSLEAAIASMNERGFTLVQDCGTGENMMEALHALDAEHRLNSWVVTSASINDKIFGFTPIGEELIHRSKNYQGTRLYTTFSKIFEDGIPTSHTAFVHEAYLPDENFGEAWHGSANFSADELVSWMALLSQEHMGVTIHCTGDASVTRVLDAVELAEQQGIRVPVHIAHGEFIQQSDYQRMRDHAVTLDISPQLWYPSSFQEGAFGNMREDIRNSACLFRDQIDAGILLAGGSDWPCSPDPSAWFGIHGLVTRSNPHGNYPGAVYRADQAITLDEAIAAFTINVARATGLEQRTGSISVGKSADFQIAPNPYTCPTDEIRNITTTATYIAGEAVYQR, encoded by the coding sequence ATGGATGAACAACAGCCGCATATTCGCGCATTTGCAGTCATCGATGGCATAATCACAGCAACGAGTCATGATGCAGACGGCTTGACCTCGCTGGAAGACATCAATACAAGGGTGCTCACGATTCCGTCAGGGCAGACGGTTCTGCCTGGATTTGGTGACGTGCATCTGCATCTGCTGCTTGCTGGACATCGGATAACGCATGAACTGGAAATTCAACTCGACTGGAACACGCAGCAGATTCTTGCCGCGGTGGAACAGTATGCAGCAACGGCTGATCCGCAACGTTGGATAGAGGGCGGGTGGTGGAGCATGCTGGAGATGGATGTGTTGAACAATCCTGACATGCTCGCACAATTTGATAAAGCCAGCAGGGGAATCCCCATGCTGCTGCGAGACGAGTCCGCACATAACCGGTATGTGAATACCAGCGCTCTGCGATTGATGGGCATCAATCCTGATAATGCATCCGAATATTCACCTGAGGTGATTGTGGATGCGCAGGGTCGTGCAACAGGCATGCTTGTTGAATCCGCCTCAAGATGGGCAGAGGAAACCATGGAGCGCACAACCAAGCGATACCCCGACGAGGTTGCCACTTCGTTGGAGGCAGCCATAGCCAGCATGAACGAGCGAGGCTTCACACTAGTTCAGGACTGTGGCACTGGTGAGAACATGATGGAGGCACTCCATGCCCTTGACGCTGAGCATAGGCTCAATTCGTGGGTAGTGACATCGGCGTCAATCAATGACAAAATTTTCGGTTTCACTCCCATCGGAGAAGAACTGATTCATCGTTCCAAAAATTATCAGGGCACAAGACTGTATACCACCTTCTCCAAAATTTTTGAGGATGGCATACCAACATCGCACACCGCATTTGTTCATGAAGCCTATCTGCCTGACGAAAACTTTGGTGAGGCTTGGCACGGCAGCGCTAATTTCTCTGCCGATGAACTGGTCTCATGGATGGCATTACTGAGCCAAGAGCACATGGGCGTGACCATTCACTGCACCGGCGATGCTTCGGTGACTCGTGTTCTTGATGCCGTGGAGCTTGCCGAGCAGCAGGGCATTCGAGTGCCGGTCCATATTGCCCACGGTGAATTCATTCAACAATCTGATTATCAACGTATGCGTGACCATGCAGTGACTTTGGACATCAGCCCGCAATTATGGTATCCCAGCTCATTCCAGGAAGGTGCCTTTGGGAACATGCGGGAAGATATCAGGAACAGTGCCTGCCTGTTTCGAGATCAGATTGATGCTGGCATTCTTCTGGCAGGAGGTTCGGACTGGCCATGCTCTCCCGACCCGAGCGCATGGTTTGGCATTCATGGTTTGGTCACGCGAAGCAATCCTCATGGAAATTATCCCGGGGCAGTGTATCGAGCGGATCAGGCGATCACCTTGGATGAAGCCATTGCTGCGTTCACCATCAATGTTGCCCGAGCCACGGGCCTTGAGCAACGCACCGGTTCCATCAGCGTCGGCAAATCGGCGGACTTCCAAATTGCTCCCAATCCTTATACCTGCCCAACTGACGAGATCAGAAACATTACAACAACTGCCACATATATCGCAGGTGAAGCTGTCTACCAGCGGTAG
- a CDS encoding ABC transporter permease — protein MKHSNMGKVKILLAQNGIFLAMIVVALIFGAINPRFLSVGNLMTILQQIAELGVISFPIAFVVMMGCADMSVGSVASLAAVLGGTVMVRTSSIGLGILAALAFGLVAGLINGFLVAYMRLNTFVVTLGFLSVWGGLAMFFTNGKTVTQLPTPFLLFGSRKVLGVPVQILILAAMIVGSWYLLNRMAKGKEILAIGGNRRASYLMGISVRRTQMLVLACAGMFAGLTGILLTAKLGAAAPSVGSGLELSALTVVLLGGVAFEGGTGRISGVLAGLLFVGVLQNGLIILGVSAYLKTVFTGAVLVVAVMLDKSIHRIVTSAWKDMTSAKNVPSPSDSHDPATVPDTSQSIVAPTQNALQQTQGRSYPLHTDRPQATEV, from the coding sequence ATGAAGCACAGCAATATGGGGAAAGTGAAAATACTCCTCGCACAAAACGGCATTTTTTTGGCGATGATTGTCGTGGCACTTATTTTTGGTGCCATCAATCCCAGATTTCTGTCCGTCGGAAACCTTATGACCATTCTGCAACAGATTGCAGAACTCGGAGTAATCTCATTCCCCATTGCCTTCGTGGTGATGATGGGATGCGCCGACATGTCAGTTGGTTCGGTCGCCTCGTTGGCTGCCGTTCTGGGCGGCACGGTTATGGTCAGAACATCAAGCATCGGCCTCGGCATTCTTGCGGCCCTGGCATTCGGTCTTGTCGCCGGCCTGATCAATGGTTTTCTGGTCGCATACATGCGTTTGAACACTTTTGTTGTCACACTCGGTTTTCTGAGTGTCTGGGGTGGTTTGGCGATGTTCTTCACCAACGGCAAAACAGTGACGCAGCTTCCCACGCCATTTCTTCTGTTCGGATCGAGAAAAGTGCTTGGTGTTCCCGTTCAAATTCTTATACTTGCGGCCATGATTGTGGGTTCCTGGTACTTGCTGAATCGCATGGCTAAGGGTAAGGAAATTCTTGCCATAGGCGGTAATCGTAGAGCGTCCTACCTGATGGGCATTAGTGTTCGCCGCACACAAATGCTGGTTTTGGCATGCGCAGGCATGTTCGCTGGGCTTACTGGCATTCTCCTCACCGCAAAGTTGGGCGCTGCCGCTCCGAGCGTGGGTTCAGGGCTTGAACTATCTGCGCTTACCGTCGTGCTGCTTGGAGGTGTCGCCTTCGAAGGTGGTACCGGACGAATCAGCGGCGTGCTCGCAGGACTGCTGTTTGTGGGAGTCCTGCAGAATGGTCTGATAATTCTGGGGGTTTCCGCCTACCTGAAAACCGTTTTCACCGGCGCGGTCCTTGTTGTTGCGGTGATGCTTGACAAATCAATCCATCGCATCGTGACCTCAGCGTGGAAGGACATGACATCCGCAAAGAATGTCCCTTCACCATCGGATTCGCATGATCCTGCAACAGTTCCCGACACTTCGCAAAGCATAGTGGCACCGACACAGAATGCACTCCAGCAGACCCAGGGCAGGTCCTATCCCTTGCACACGGACCGCCCACAGGCAACGGAAGTGTAA
- a CDS encoding sugar ABC transporter substrate-binding protein — MKISTMRKALSIVAATMLLIPLAACSNGESSSGGSSSSKGAVAVSFPSREVTIWNDTTDVIKKNVTAQGYEFLSDNPEWDIQTQVADWQSWISRGDVKAIFGFPAQVDSFVSVTAQAKAAGIPVLGYSVPWEGTTQYLALDLKGAGKQAGDGTVAWIKETYPDKKIGVGVLADTTEDLGKLQQEGIIDSLKASGLDIDVYELEAQSREDAYNNAQSALVAHPEIRAWVSISGDMALGARQATLDAGLQESEFSDIATDATQEGYQLIKTGTSMIREAYCFTPDTIGDAMSTMLIDAAEGKKVSKAEVSVTKVDASNVDKYL, encoded by the coding sequence ATGAAGATCTCAACAATGCGCAAGGCGCTATCCATAGTGGCTGCAACGATGCTACTGATTCCCCTGGCTGCCTGTTCCAACGGCGAATCCTCCTCGGGAGGGTCAAGCTCCTCCAAGGGAGCTGTGGCTGTGAGCTTCCCCAGTCGGGAAGTCACCATATGGAATGACACGACTGATGTCATCAAAAAGAATGTGACCGCTCAAGGCTACGAATTCCTATCAGATAATCCCGAATGGGATATACAGACGCAGGTCGCCGACTGGCAGTCATGGATATCACGCGGTGATGTCAAGGCTATATTCGGTTTCCCGGCACAGGTGGATTCCTTCGTCTCTGTAACTGCGCAAGCCAAGGCAGCTGGAATACCCGTGCTTGGCTATTCAGTACCGTGGGAAGGCACTACACAATATTTGGCACTTGATCTCAAAGGCGCTGGAAAACAAGCCGGAGACGGCACTGTGGCTTGGATCAAGGAGACGTATCCAGATAAGAAAATCGGTGTCGGCGTTCTCGCTGATACGACCGAAGATCTTGGCAAACTACAGCAGGAAGGCATCATCGACTCGCTTAAAGCGTCGGGACTGGATATCGACGTGTATGAGCTTGAAGCCCAAAGCCGTGAGGATGCCTACAATAACGCCCAAAGCGCCCTCGTCGCACACCCTGAAATTCGGGCTTGGGTCAGCATCTCCGGTGATATGGCACTCGGCGCAAGACAAGCCACCTTGGATGCAGGGTTGCAGGAAAGTGAATTCTCAGACATTGCCACCGATGCAACCCAAGAGGGGTATCAGCTCATCAAAACCGGTACCAGCATGATTCGTGAAGCATACTGCTTTACCCCCGACACCATCGGTGATGCCATGTCCACCATGCTCATAGATGCTGCTGAGGGCAAGAAAGTCAGTAAAGCCGAGGTAAGTGTCACGAAGGTTGATGCCAGCAACGTGGATAAATATCTGTAG
- a CDS encoding ATP-binding cassette domain-containing protein, producing MPQRSGRMIGRFQLENVVVDFGINRAIDHVSMDIQPGQIVGLLGHNGAGKSTILNLASGAITWTSGHFRIDSEDIPPGSTPKNLAELGVAVIHQEPSLIPSLSIFANMCLGRRFSLGTRSSRKRQLAAKALHDLGVEVDIDSPVSTLTLGQRQMVDLARSTMSADIRVLLLDEPTAALGPSQTEELHGLIRKFAARGTSVLYVSHRLPDILDICERIIVLNAGRLIMDAPSEGLSLADLSNALAPGLKKETKTASASSGKAMLDVQLSQSSVKASEAEVVGLYGMASGSQFDIAAELFGLSADARDVISRITLAGSNYRVSDPRKAMKRGVFYVPMDRDVEGLIGDVAASTNILLPWYHHIGGRWHIGPNFGNDLYERCRKELSVIGPDGNTPISQFSGGNRQKHLLARWMFPAQSRLLVLSQPTQGVDIGAKQDIVRAVRNKAKQGTCIIVASSEADEIVSMCDRAYVVVGGSALQYSDSDLNEEHLLQGLLTLSQSASVQRSEEMEHQ from the coding sequence ATGCCACAGAGGTCTGGACGCATGATAGGACGATTTCAACTTGAGAATGTAGTTGTTGATTTTGGCATCAACAGGGCAATCGATCATGTCAGCATGGACATCCAGCCTGGACAGATTGTCGGCTTGCTTGGTCACAACGGCGCAGGCAAGTCCACAATCCTCAATCTTGCCAGCGGAGCCATAACCTGGACTTCAGGGCATTTCCGGATTGATAGCGAGGACATACCACCCGGTTCCACCCCAAAAAATCTCGCGGAACTGGGTGTCGCGGTTATTCACCAGGAACCCTCCCTGATCCCTTCCCTCAGCATATTTGCCAACATGTGTCTTGGCCGGCGCTTTTCGCTCGGTACACGAAGCTCTCGCAAACGCCAGCTGGCGGCCAAGGCTTTGCATGATTTGGGCGTAGAGGTGGATATAGATTCACCGGTCAGCACGCTGACGCTTGGTCAACGTCAGATGGTTGATCTTGCGCGCAGCACGATGTCCGCGGATATTCGAGTTCTGCTCCTCGACGAGCCAACAGCCGCATTGGGACCTTCGCAAACTGAGGAATTGCATGGTCTGATACGCAAGTTCGCCGCTCGGGGAACAAGCGTGCTGTACGTGTCACATAGGCTGCCCGACATTCTCGATATCTGCGAGCGGATAATCGTTCTCAATGCAGGGAGATTGATAATGGATGCGCCTTCGGAAGGGCTGTCATTGGCGGATCTTTCAAATGCGCTCGCACCAGGGTTGAAGAAAGAGACCAAAACAGCGAGCGCGTCATCGGGCAAAGCCATGCTTGATGTGCAATTAAGCCAAAGCAGCGTAAAGGCTTCGGAAGCTGAGGTTGTCGGGTTATACGGCATGGCTTCGGGAAGTCAGTTTGACATCGCTGCTGAATTGTTCGGACTGTCTGCCGATGCTCGGGATGTGATATCTCGAATAACTCTGGCAGGCAGTAACTACCGTGTTTCAGATCCACGCAAGGCGATGAAACGTGGCGTGTTTTATGTCCCGATGGACAGGGATGTCGAAGGATTGATAGGCGACGTTGCTGCAAGCACCAATATTCTGTTGCCTTGGTATCACCATATTGGAGGTCGGTGGCATATTGGCCCAAACTTTGGCAACGACCTGTACGAGCGTTGCCGCAAGGAACTGTCCGTGATAGGCCCTGATGGCAATACACCCATCTCTCAATTCAGCGGCGGCAATCGTCAGAAACACTTGCTGGCGCGGTGGATGTTCCCTGCGCAATCACGATTGCTCGTGCTTTCGCAGCCAACCCAGGGCGTTGACATTGGAGCCAAGCAGGACATCGTTCGTGCTGTCAGGAACAAAGCCAAACAGGGCACGTGCATTATCGTTGCCAGCTCTGAGGCAGACGAAATAGTCAGCATGTGCGATAGGGCATATGTGGTGGTTGGCGGTTCAGCATTGCAATATTCCGATAGTGATCTTAACGAAGAGCACCTTCTTCAGGGGCTTCTCACCTTATCGCAATCCGCATCCGTGCAGCGCAGTGAAGAAATGGAGCACCAATGA